The proteins below are encoded in one region of Qipengyuania sp. HL-TH1:
- the gcvT gene encoding glycine cleavage system aminomethyltransferase GcvT has product MSDDTEDTIAETETLPLDAWHRRKGARMVPFAGYHMPIQYEGIVIEHGWTRTQAGLFDVSHMGQLMVTGDKAAAELEKLLPGAIASLKPGKVRYSLLIGEDGGILDDLMVTNATPWIEGDEEAGTEGHWGEPAYYLVVNGAMKWDDIAHLREHLDDDVTLTHMDEHALIALQGPNAATALNRVMRNVIDDMVFMESVVHDFGEWPLRITRSGYTGEDGFEISVPAEFAESLADRLCAEIEVRPIGLGARDSLRLEAGLPLYGHDITPETDPVSADLGFALTKRRREEGGWMGHEPVMKAFTEGPAQKRVGLAIDGRMPAREGALVYSGDTQVGRITSGGFSPTLERPIAMGYVNTALAAEGTELEVEVRKKRLPATVASLPFVPHRYHRGK; this is encoded by the coding sequence TTGAGCGACGACACCGAAGATACGATTGCCGAAACCGAAACGCTGCCGCTCGATGCGTGGCATCGCCGCAAGGGCGCGCGGATGGTACCCTTTGCGGGGTACCACATGCCGATCCAGTACGAAGGCATCGTTATCGAACATGGCTGGACCCGCACCCAGGCAGGCCTGTTCGATGTCAGCCATATGGGCCAGCTGATGGTCACCGGCGACAAGGCCGCTGCGGAACTCGAAAAGCTGCTACCCGGGGCGATCGCATCGCTCAAGCCGGGCAAGGTGCGCTATTCGCTGCTGATCGGCGAGGATGGCGGCATCCTCGACGATCTCATGGTCACCAATGCGACGCCGTGGATCGAAGGCGACGAAGAAGCGGGCACCGAGGGACACTGGGGCGAACCGGCCTATTACCTCGTGGTCAATGGCGCGATGAAATGGGACGACATCGCCCATCTGCGCGAACATCTCGATGACGATGTCACGCTCACCCACATGGACGAACACGCGCTGATCGCGCTGCAGGGCCCCAATGCGGCGACCGCGCTCAACCGCGTGATGCGCAATGTCATCGACGACATGGTCTTCATGGAAAGCGTGGTCCACGACTTCGGCGAATGGCCTCTGCGGATCACGCGTTCGGGCTATACCGGCGAGGACGGGTTCGAAATCTCGGTCCCGGCCGAATTCGCCGAAAGCCTCGCCGATCGCCTGTGCGCCGAAATCGAAGTGCGCCCGATCGGTCTGGGCGCGCGCGACAGCCTGCGGCTCGAAGCGGGCCTGCCGCTCTATGGCCACGACATCACCCCCGAAACCGATCCCGTCTCCGCCGATCTCGGCTTTGCGCTGACCAAGCGCCGCCGCGAGGAAGGCGGCTGGATGGGTCACGAACCCGTGATGAAGGCGTTTACCGAGGGACCCGCCCAGAAGCGCGTCGGCCTCGCCATCGACGGCCGGATGCCCGCCCGCGAAGGCGCGCTGGTCTATTCGGGCGATACGCAGGTCGGCCGCATCACCAGCGGCGGCTTCTCCCCCACGCTCGAACGGCCCATCGCCATGGGCTATGTCAACACCGCGCTTGCCGCCGAAGGCACCGAACTCGAAGTCGAGGTGCGGAAGAAGAGGCTCCCCGCCACGGTCGCCTCGCTCCCCTTCGTCCCCCATCGCTACCACAGAGGGAAATGA
- the gcvH gene encoding glycine cleavage system protein GcvH, translating into MARYFTDEHEWIDVEGDTATVGITDYAQGQLGDIVFVELPDVGSVIEKGKDAAVVESVKAASDVYAPISGEIMETNDALEDDPALVNTAPEEDGWFFKMTIGDKSEFDGLMDLAAYKSFCDGL; encoded by the coding sequence ATGGCCCGCTATTTTACCGATGAACATGAATGGATCGACGTCGAGGGCGACACCGCCACCGTCGGGATCACCGATTACGCACAAGGCCAGCTGGGCGACATCGTCTTCGTCGAACTGCCCGATGTCGGCAGCGTGATCGAGAAGGGCAAGGATGCCGCCGTGGTCGAAAGCGTCAAGGCGGCGAGCGATGTCTACGCGCCGATCAGCGGCGAGATCATGGAAACCAACGACGCGCTCGAAGACGACCCCGCGCTGGTCAACACCGCTCCCGAAGAGGACGGCTGGTTCTTCAAGATGACCATCGGCGACAAGTCGGAGTTCGACGGTCTGATGGACCTGGCCGCCTACAAGAGCTTCTGCGACGGGCTTTGA
- the gcvPA gene encoding aminomethyl-transferring glycine dehydrogenase subunit GcvPA, with protein sequence MRYLPLTDTDRSAMLDTIGAPDIDALFADVPEAARLSGPIEGLPMHASEMAVEKHMRRLSKKNLAAADAAFFLGAGAYKHHIPASVDHIIQRGEFLTAYTPYQPEIAQGTLQMLFEFQTQVARLYGCAVANASMYDGSTACWEAVAMAGRVARGKKRKVVLSGALHPHYAEVVRTMAKFTDDEIAGAPPSLTARPDDDGLIARIDGDTSCVVVQYPDILGRLPDLAKIAEAAHDKGALLIAVNTEPVALGAIASPGELGADIVVGEGQSIGVGLQFGGPYLGLFAVRDEKHVRQMPGRLCGETADAEGKRGFVLTLSTREQHIRREKATSNICTNSGLCALAFNVHMTLLGEKGLRRLAMENHRLACFAADRLAKVPGVKLLNDTFFNEFTLLLDGDARSIVRKLTQQDILAGVSLARLFPGHDALSNGLLVAVTETTTEEDVETLASALEEVLA encoded by the coding sequence ATGCGCTACCTACCCCTGACCGATACCGACCGTTCGGCCATGCTCGACACGATCGGCGCGCCCGATATCGATGCGCTGTTTGCCGATGTGCCCGAGGCGGCGCGGCTCTCCGGCCCGATCGAAGGCCTGCCGATGCACGCCAGCGAAATGGCGGTCGAGAAGCATATGCGGCGGCTGAGCAAGAAGAACCTCGCCGCAGCCGATGCGGCGTTCTTCCTCGGGGCAGGGGCGTACAAGCACCATATCCCGGCCAGCGTCGACCACATCATCCAGCGCGGCGAGTTCCTGACCGCCTACACGCCCTACCAGCCCGAAATCGCGCAGGGCACGCTGCAGATGCTGTTCGAATTCCAGACGCAGGTCGCGCGGCTCTATGGCTGCGCGGTCGCCAATGCCTCGATGTACGACGGCTCGACCGCATGCTGGGAAGCGGTGGCGATGGCGGGCCGTGTGGCGCGCGGCAAGAAGCGCAAGGTCGTGCTCTCGGGCGCGCTTCACCCGCATTATGCCGAAGTGGTGCGGACGATGGCCAAGTTCACCGACGACGAGATCGCCGGTGCGCCGCCCAGCCTGACCGCCAGGCCCGACGATGACGGGCTGATCGCGCGGATCGACGGGGACACCAGCTGCGTCGTGGTGCAATATCCCGATATCCTCGGCCGCCTGCCCGACCTCGCGAAAATCGCCGAGGCCGCGCATGACAAGGGCGCGCTGCTGATCGCGGTCAACACCGAACCCGTGGCGCTCGGCGCGATTGCATCGCCGGGTGAGCTGGGCGCGGATATCGTAGTTGGCGAAGGCCAGTCGATCGGCGTCGGCCTGCAATTCGGCGGCCCCTATCTCGGCCTGTTCGCCGTGCGCGATGAAAAGCATGTCCGGCAGATGCCGGGGCGCCTGTGCGGCGAGACTGCCGATGCGGAGGGCAAGCGCGGCTTCGTGCTAACGCTGTCGACGCGCGAACAGCATATCCGCCGCGAGAAGGCGACTTCGAACATCTGCACCAATTCGGGGCTCTGCGCGCTGGCGTTCAATGTCCATATGACGCTGCTCGGCGAAAAGGGGCTGCGCCGGCTGGCGATGGAGAACCACCGGCTCGCCTGCTTTGCCGCCGACCGGCTGGCCAAGGTGCCCGGCGTGAAGCTGCTCAACGACACCTTCTTTAACGAGTTCACGCTGCTGCTCGACGGCGATGCGCGCAGCATCGTGCGCAAGCTGACGCAGCAGGACATCCTCGCGGGCGTCTCGCTCGCACGGCTGTTCCCGGGCCATGATGCGCTGTCCAACGGGCTGCTCGTCGCGGTTACCGAAACAACGACCGAGGAGGATGTGGAAACGCTTGCCTCCGCACTCGAGGAGGTGCTGGCATGA
- the gcvPB gene encoding aminomethyl-transferring glycine dehydrogenase subunit GcvPB: protein MNAPNASGWKPGTPVEGHNAMSGPDTATGNRALMLEEPLLFEIGHVETTGVDLPEPQAGANRLGGFDRKDPIGLPGLSEPETVRHYTRLSRQNYAIDLGLFPLGSCTMKHNPRLNEKIARMPGFADVHPLQPVDTVRGALEVINELAFWLIDLTGMQGVAMSPKAGAHGELCGILCIRAALEARGDAREVILVPESAHGTNPATAAFAGYRVEDIPANSDGRVDLEALKARLGPDVAGVMITNPNTCGLFERDMKAISDAVHEAGGFVYCDGANFNAVVGKVRPGDLGVDAMHINLHKTFSTPHGGGGPGSGPVVLSEALCPYGPLPFTARTKDGVVRLVEEENAAEFDHTKAFGRMTAFHGQMGMFTRALAYILSHGADGLKQVSEDAVLNANYILRSLEDVLDAPFGHSGPCMHEALFSDKGFADDVSTLDLAKALIDEGYHPMTMYFPLVVHGAMLVEPTETESKAALDQFIMALRSVAGRAKAGDETLKTAPHYAPRRRLDETQAARKPVLAWNDPDMA from the coding sequence ATGAACGCGCCCAACGCATCGGGCTGGAAGCCCGGCACCCCCGTCGAAGGACACAATGCGATGAGCGGTCCCGATACCGCCACCGGCAACCGCGCGCTGATGCTCGAGGAACCGCTACTGTTCGAGATCGGCCATGTCGAAACCACCGGGGTGGACCTGCCCGAACCGCAGGCGGGAGCCAATCGCCTCGGCGGGTTCGACCGCAAGGATCCGATCGGCCTGCCGGGCCTGTCCGAACCCGAAACCGTGCGCCACTACACGCGCCTGAGCCGGCAGAACTACGCGATCGACCTCGGTCTGTTCCCGCTCGGCTCGTGCACCATGAAGCATAATCCGCGGCTCAACGAGAAGATCGCGCGCATGCCTGGCTTTGCCGACGTCCATCCGCTGCAGCCGGTCGATACGGTGCGAGGCGCGCTCGAAGTGATCAACGAACTGGCATTCTGGCTGATCGATCTGACCGGAATGCAGGGCGTCGCGATGAGCCCCAAGGCCGGGGCGCATGGCGAATTATGCGGCATCTTGTGCATCCGTGCCGCGCTCGAAGCCCGCGGCGATGCGCGCGAGGTCATCCTCGTCCCCGAAAGCGCGCATGGCACCAACCCCGCCACCGCGGCTTTCGCCGGCTACCGTGTCGAGGATATTCCGGCCAATTCCGACGGAAGGGTCGATCTAGAAGCGCTGAAGGCGCGCCTTGGCCCCGATGTTGCGGGGGTGATGATCACCAATCCCAACACCTGCGGCCTGTTCGAACGCGACATGAAGGCGATTTCGGATGCGGTCCACGAGGCCGGCGGCTTCGTCTATTGCGACGGCGCGAACTTCAATGCCGTCGTCGGCAAGGTGCGCCCCGGCGACCTCGGCGTCGATGCGATGCACATCAACCTGCACAAGACCTTCTCCACCCCGCATGGCGGCGGCGGCCCGGGTTCGGGCCCGGTCGTGCTATCCGAAGCGCTCTGCCCCTATGGCCCGCTGCCGTTCACCGCGCGGACCAAGGATGGCGTGGTCCGCCTGGTCGAGGAAGAGAACGCTGCCGAATTCGACCACACCAAGGCCTTCGGCCGGATGACCGCTTTCCACGGTCAGATGGGCATGTTCACCCGCGCGCTGGCCTATATCCTCAGCCACGGTGCCGATGGCCTCAAGCAGGTGTCCGAAGACGCCGTGCTCAATGCCAATTACATCCTGCGCAGCCTCGAAGACGTGCTCGATGCACCCTTCGGCCACAGCGGGCCGTGCATGCATGAAGCGCTGTTCAGCGACAAAGGCTTCGCCGACGATGTCTCGACGCTCGATCTGGCCAAGGCGCTGATCGACGAGGGCTATCACCCGATGACGATGTATTTCCCGCTGGTGGTGCATGGCGCGATGCTGGTCGAACCGACCGAGACCGAGAGCAAGGCGGCGCTCGACCAGTTCATCATGGCGCTGCGCAGCGTAGCCGGGCGCGCCAAGGCGGGTGACGAAACGCTCAAGACCGCGCCGCACTACGCGCCGCGGCGCCGGCTCGACGAAACGCAGGCCGCGCGCAAGCCGGTGCTGGCGTGGAACGATCCCGATATGGCATGA
- a CDS encoding adenylate/guanylate cyclase domain-containing protein: MSEDRDDNLLIRGWRNVREAGPRRLVLTAVLVLMALLIARYSWNIPHEVVPDEWRIEGAENVDITTPGTGDAERALYDWRSSILADKIEQDDRITMVVYDDQTLIAARKRSPLDRGMLSRALQIIDGMEPKAIGLDILFDQPQDEDAELLATLRGMQTPTLVGYANFATNEADIVYDQQVYLEEFLAQLEGSNATPASIRLDNTNGVTRKWPSIEPDLPPVLGRAMLRAAGEGELALPGYEGALRYRHPAFENEPMYGRLQIDNFLDPVLMEIPEVRAMLREQIEGRYILVGGDIIDYDRVQTTLSSVIGENPAGLRVHADMIAQMLDGDRRGQVGGLTLWMMAILVVATAVLTGLLEWGSWRIYLLLAAQFGTFIGVPFVMEWQGVDTLGVPAAGWLLGWIIAFTAVVSAARASGAVQRNFAQGALGKYLPREMAQEILENPQLLSLHGEKKELFVLFSDLEGFTKMSHAIEPEMVAKLLNRYLDMLSDVVLDHGGVIDKFVGDAVVAFWGAPIARPDDGERAARAGYALWQAGEAFREEVAAMDAGLPKIGKTRVGLHFGEAVVGNFGGENRIQYTALGDSMNTAARLEAANKALASSVMASREFSDRAGLDWWRPMGRVVLRGRARAVELMEPVPDFPAADRALLADAYKLVGTDDARAAEIIADVVSRHPADTALENLLYRIQNLDDGGAYVLG; encoded by the coding sequence TTGAGCGAGGACAGGGACGACAATCTGCTGATCCGCGGCTGGCGCAATGTGCGCGAGGCCGGCCCGCGTCGTCTGGTGTTGACCGCGGTGCTGGTGCTCATGGCGCTGCTGATCGCGCGCTACAGCTGGAACATCCCGCACGAGGTGGTCCCCGACGAATGGCGTATCGAAGGCGCCGAGAATGTCGACATCACCACGCCGGGTACGGGCGACGCCGAACGCGCGCTGTATGACTGGCGCAGCTCGATCTTGGCGGACAAGATCGAACAGGACGATCGCATCACGATGGTGGTCTATGACGACCAGACGCTGATCGCCGCGCGCAAACGCTCGCCGCTCGATCGCGGGATGCTGTCGCGCGCGCTGCAGATCATCGACGGGATGGAGCCCAAGGCGATCGGGCTCGATATTCTGTTCGACCAGCCGCAGGACGAGGATGCCGAGCTGCTCGCCACCTTGCGCGGCATGCAGACCCCGACGCTCGTCGGCTACGCCAATTTCGCGACCAATGAAGCCGATATCGTCTACGACCAGCAGGTCTATCTCGAGGAGTTCCTCGCCCAGCTCGAAGGGTCGAATGCGACCCCCGCCAGCATCCGGCTCGACAACACCAATGGCGTGACGCGCAAATGGCCGAGCATCGAACCCGACCTGCCGCCGGTGCTGGGCCGCGCCATGCTCCGCGCCGCGGGCGAGGGCGAGCTGGCACTGCCGGGCTACGAAGGGGCGTTGCGCTATCGCCATCCCGCGTTCGAGAACGAGCCGATGTACGGACGTCTCCAGATCGACAATTTCCTCGATCCGGTGCTGATGGAAATTCCCGAGGTGCGCGCCATGCTGCGCGAACAGATCGAAGGCCGCTATATCCTCGTCGGCGGCGACATCATCGATTACGACCGCGTCCAGACCACCCTCTCCAGCGTCATCGGCGAAAATCCCGCCGGGCTGCGCGTCCATGCGGATATGATCGCGCAAATGCTCGACGGCGATCGGCGCGGGCAGGTGGGGGGCCTCACCCTGTGGATGATGGCGATACTGGTGGTCGCCACTGCCGTGCTCACCGGTCTGCTCGAATGGGGTAGCTGGCGCATCTACCTGCTGCTCGCGGCGCAGTTCGGCACCTTTATCGGCGTGCCTTTCGTGATGGAATGGCAGGGGGTCGATACGCTCGGCGTGCCCGCTGCCGGCTGGCTGCTTGGCTGGATCATCGCCTTTACCGCAGTGGTGTCCGCCGCGCGCGCGAGCGGCGCGGTGCAGCGGAATTTCGCGCAAGGCGCGCTGGGCAAATACCTCCCGCGCGAAATGGCGCAGGAAATCCTCGAAAACCCGCAGTTGCTCTCGCTTCATGGCGAGAAGAAGGAACTCTTCGTACTGTTCTCGGACCTCGAAGGCTTCACCAAGATGAGCCATGCGATCGAGCCGGAAATGGTCGCCAAGCTGCTCAACCGCTATCTCGACATGCTGTCGGACGTGGTGCTCGATCATGGCGGCGTGATCGACAAATTCGTCGGCGATGCGGTGGTCGCCTTCTGGGGCGCACCGATCGCGCGGCCCGACGATGGCGAGCGCGCCGCCCGCGCCGGTTACGCCCTGTGGCAGGCGGGCGAGGCGTTTCGCGAAGAAGTCGCGGCGATGGACGCCGGGCTGCCCAAGATCGGCAAAACCCGCGTGGGGCTGCATTTCGGCGAGGCGGTGGTCGGCAATTTCGGCGGCGAGAACCGCATCCAGTATACCGCGCTGGGGGACAGCATGAACACTGCCGCACGGCTCGAGGCGGCCAACAAGGCGCTGGCATCCAGCGTCATGGCCAGCCGCGAATTCTCCGACCGGGCGGGGCTCGACTGGTGGCGTCCGATGGGCCGCGTGGTCCTGCGCGGACGCGCGCGCGCCGTCGAGCTGATGGAGCCGGTACCCGATTTCCCCGCTGCCGATCGGGCATTGCTGGCGGATGCATACAAGCTGGTCGGGACGGACGATGCTAGGGCAGCGGAGATCATCGCCGATGTCGTCAGCCGTCATCCGGCTGACACGGCGCTGGAAAACCTGTTATATCGAATTCAGAACCTGGATGATGGAGGGGCTTATGTCCTCGGTTAA
- a CDS encoding multiheme c-type cytochrome, whose amino-acid sequence MKRRAARWQGGRGGAVRAFALALLLALAAVAPAGPDSSAANAQSSTANFEGVATCAGSTCHGRSEGNGAVVRQDEIATWQAPSSASGAHSRAYSVLASRRGRQIAQTLGLGAATSAPACLGCHATYVPQSRRGARFHTSDGVGCESCHGAAEGWLQVHYEKAASHASNVRAGLVPLEDPQVRAKICLDCHYGSTDTGQFVTHSMMAAGHPRISFELDLFSSLQQHHTEDADYARRKGRSDSVRLWAVGQAEAVARATDLFARPGFGMRGMFPEFYFYDCHSCHRAITDGPARRLTFETNPGRPIPFGNAPFNDENIIMLSAVGRALAPGAGEAFGDASVEFHRAMGRDRGSAQQAAIALRERAQALSNALAARSFGSSDAYQVIAAIASQATAPRFTDYTGSVQAVMAVDTLLNALVREGRVTVGAAAAIRANINRAYAAVAAPETYRPAAFRSALASATSAIGSLR is encoded by the coding sequence ATGAAACGCCGGGCAGCACGCTGGCAAGGGGGACGGGGCGGAGCCGTGCGGGCGTTTGCGCTCGCGCTGCTGCTTGCGCTGGCCGCTGTCGCGCCCGCGGGCCCCGATTCCTCCGCCGCCAACGCCCAGTCCTCGACTGCAAACTTCGAAGGCGTGGCAACCTGTGCCGGCTCGACCTGCCACGGCCGTTCGGAAGGCAATGGCGCGGTCGTCCGGCAGGACGAGATCGCGACCTGGCAGGCCCCGTCTTCGGCCAGCGGGGCGCATAGCCGTGCCTATTCGGTGCTCGCCAGCCGCCGCGGCCGCCAGATCGCGCAGACCTTGGGGCTGGGGGCGGCGACCTCCGCGCCCGCCTGCCTCGGCTGCCATGCAACCTATGTCCCGCAATCGCGCCGCGGCGCGCGTTTCCACACCAGCGACGGGGTGGGCTGCGAGAGCTGCCATGGCGCGGCAGAAGGCTGGCTGCAGGTCCATTACGAGAAGGCCGCCAGCCATGCTTCCAATGTGCGCGCGGGGCTGGTGCCGCTCGAAGATCCGCAGGTGCGCGCGAAAATCTGTCTCGACTGCCATTACGGCAGCACCGATACGGGCCAGTTCGTCACCCATTCGATGATGGCTGCGGGCCACCCGCGGATTTCGTTCGAGCTCGACCTTTTCTCCTCGCTGCAGCAGCATCACACCGAAGATGCCGACTATGCCCGCCGCAAGGGGCGCAGCGACAGCGTGCGGTTGTGGGCGGTGGGCCAGGCGGAAGCGGTTGCGCGGGCGACCGATCTGTTCGCGCGGCCCGGCTTCGGCATGCGCGGCATGTTCCCCGAATTCTATTTCTACGACTGCCACAGCTGCCACCGCGCGATCACCGACGGGCCCGCCCGGCGGCTGACTTTCGAGACCAATCCCGGCCGCCCGATCCCCTTCGGCAATGCGCCGTTCAACGATGAGAACATCATCATGCTGTCCGCGGTCGGCCGGGCGCTGGCCCCCGGCGCTGGCGAGGCTTTCGGTGACGCGAGCGTGGAATTCCACCGCGCGATGGGCCGCGACCGCGGCAGCGCGCAGCAAGCCGCGATTGCCTTGCGCGAGCGGGCGCAGGCGCTGTCCAATGCGCTGGCCGCGCGCTCGTTCGGCAGCAGTGATGCCTATCAGGTGATCGCGGCGATCGCCTCGCAGGCGACCGCGCCGCGCTTTACCGATTACACCGGGTCGGTCCAGGCGGTGATGGCGGTCGATACGCTGCTCAATGCACTGGTCCGCGAAGGCCGCGTGACGGTCGGCGCGGCGGCTGCGATCCGCGCCAATATCAACCGTGCCTATGCCGCAGTGGCCGCGCCGGAGACCTATCGTCCCGCCGCATTCCGCAGCGCGCTGGCCAGCGCGACATCCGCGATCGGGAGCCTGCGATAA
- a CDS encoding heme-binding protein: MRRRALGCLTGALALVLASCGGDGGTTGGGGGGTASPTPSPTPTTGGRLFTDPAQRALSVGDVQQIIAQAVGEAQARGLPATVAVVDRVGNVLGVFAMTGTPGNTRISRRTIAGRAVPGDEVGLQGVQVPTAAAAIAKAITGAYLSSGGNAFSTRTASQIVQEHFPPAASTVGLESGPLFGVQFSQLPCSDLSTRMSDGMIGPQRSPLGLAADPGGFPLYKYGVVVGGIGVAGDGDYGFDPDTIDVDRAAEEFAAVAGTQGFTPPRAIEADRIPVDGTSLRYSDIAASDLGPLQRSFGAVNGPSGTLVPVFGYNDGTIRAGTAYGTNASGIRRSTASEFANRDAYVLVDAAGTPRFPIRAGTDAASIADPLSAAEVRAAMEEAFTVLSRARAQIRRPLDSRMQATISVVDTHGAVLGIVRSPDGPIFGTDVSLQKARTAAFFSNRVAAAQLQAAGPAVADYVQRVRSFLGDANALTGTFAFADRSGGNLSRPYFPDGEVGDVAGPLSVERPGQFSPFMTGLQTELIVPNLVQHLGFVISGGASPDTPRTCTQVPDAPGGGKRLANGIQIFPGSVPIYRGDQLVGGIGVSGDGIDQDDMVSFLGLHNGGQRTGGIGNARFEIRADRIVVNVNGSNVRLRYVNCPFAPFLDDPRQNVCEGL; encoded by the coding sequence ATGCGCCGGCGCGCGCTTGGCTGCCTGACGGGGGCCCTCGCTCTGGTCCTGGCATCCTGCGGCGGTGATGGCGGAACGACGGGCGGCGGCGGAGGCGGCACGGCGTCTCCGACACCCAGCCCAACGCCGACCACCGGGGGGCGGCTGTTCACCGATCCGGCGCAGCGCGCGCTGTCGGTCGGAGATGTCCAGCAGATCATCGCGCAAGCCGTGGGCGAGGCACAGGCGCGCGGCCTCCCCGCCACCGTCGCGGTGGTCGACCGGGTGGGGAATGTCCTCGGCGTTTTCGCCATGACCGGCACGCCCGGCAACACCCGCATCAGCCGGCGCACGATTGCCGGGCGCGCCGTGCCGGGTGACGAGGTCGGGCTGCAGGGCGTCCAGGTGCCCACCGCCGCCGCCGCCATCGCCAAGGCGATCACCGGTGCCTATCTCTCGAGCGGAGGCAATGCCTTTTCGACCCGCACGGCCAGCCAGATCGTGCAGGAGCATTTCCCGCCCGCCGCCTCGACCGTGGGGCTTGAAAGCGGGCCGCTGTTCGGCGTGCAGTTCAGCCAGCTGCCCTGTTCGGACCTGTCCACGCGGATGAGCGACGGGATGATCGGCCCGCAGCGCTCGCCGCTGGGGCTGGCCGCAGATCCGGGCGGTTTCCCGCTTTACAAGTACGGCGTTGTGGTCGGCGGCATCGGCGTTGCCGGCGACGGCGATTACGGCTTCGATCCCGATACGATCGACGTGGACCGCGCCGCCGAGGAATTCGCCGCGGTTGCAGGGACACAGGGGTTCACCCCGCCGCGTGCGATCGAGGCGGACCGCATCCCGGTCGACGGCACCAGCCTGCGCTATAGCGATATCGCGGCCAGCGACCTGGGCCCGCTGCAGCGCAGTTTCGGCGCGGTTAACGGCCCTTCGGGCACGCTTGTGCCGGTGTTCGGCTATAATGACGGCACGATCCGCGCGGGGACCGCCTATGGCACCAACGCCTCGGGCATCCGCCGCAGCACCGCGAGCGAGTTTGCCAATCGCGATGCCTATGTGCTGGTCGACGCGGCCGGGACACCGCGCTTCCCGATCCGCGCGGGGACCGACGCCGCAAGCATTGCCGATCCGCTGAGCGCTGCCGAAGTCCGCGCGGCGATGGAGGAGGCATTTACCGTCCTCAGCCGCGCGCGCGCGCAGATCCGCCGCCCGCTCGACAGCCGGATGCAGGCGACGATCAGCGTGGTCGATACGCATGGCGCGGTGCTCGGGATCGTGCGTTCGCCCGACGGGCCGATCTTCGGCACCGATGTATCGCTGCAGAAGGCGCGCACTGCGGCCTTCTTCTCCAACCGCGTTGCAGCGGCGCAATTGCAGGCTGCCGGACCCGCAGTGGCGGACTATGTCCAGCGGGTGCGCAGCTTCCTCGGCGATGCCAACGCGCTGACCGGGACCTTCGCCTTTGCCGATCGGTCGGGCGGCAATCTGTCGCGGCCCTATTTCCCCGATGGCGAGGTGGGCGATGTGGCCGGCCCGCTCTCGGTCGAACGGCCGGGCCAGTTCAGCCCGTTCATGACCGGGCTGCAGACCGAGCTGATCGTCCCCAATCTCGTCCAGCATCTCGGCTTCGTGATTTCGGGCGGGGCCAGTCCCGATACGCCGCGCACCTGCACACAAGTGCCCGATGCGCCGGGCGGCGGGAAGCGGCTGGCGAATGGCATCCAGATCTTCCCCGGTTCGGTACCGATCTATCGTGGGGACCAGCTCGTCGGCGGCATCGGGGTATCGGGTGACGGGATCGACCAGGACGACATGGTCAGCTTCCTTGGCCTGCATAATGGCGGGCAGCGCACGGGCGGTATCGGCAATGCACGCTTCGAGATCCGCGCCGACCGGATCGTGGTCAATGTCAACGGTAGCAACGTGCGGCTGCGCTACGTCAATTGCCCCTTCGCGCCGTTTCTCGACGATCCCCGCCAGAATGTCTGCGAGGGGCTGTGA